The window AAGTCAAATGGGGCCGGTAAGCATGTTCAATCTGAAGGCCCAACATCTCCTAGCCCAACACCTAATGACCCAGGAAATGATTTCCTGGCAATATAAGCCCAAACCATGTCTCTGAACCAAGTCCTAGGCCTATCCACACCCCATCCAAACCATACAGCCATTTGGGCCCAAATGATGATGACAGCTTCATGGAAGAGTTAGGCCACCCGAAACCAGATTTTACCAAACCAGATTCATCCAAACAACATAGCCCAATAAAGCAATACAAACTTATCCATGAGGATGATGACATCAGTGAATCGTTTCAAAACCTACCCCCACACTGTGACATTCCAGACGATAAATCAggcgacaaagaaatcaaaaactCGAGCAAGAGATATAAAATCGTTAACAGAAATAAGAGGAATTGCTATTGGACAAGTATTCAAAAGTGGAAATCCTCGTCACGAATGATTAATATTAAGAATGTTGCCCGGAAACCTAAACCTGTTAACCAACCTATTCGTTCAAGGTGCACTTCCTGTGTATGCAGGAGTAGTCAAACATCAACCCAACAACCAATTGACATCCCTAAAAAGCCACAACCGCAACAAATTCCTATAGTTTCTAATAAAGGCCGAGGCGAGTCAGAAAATTCTACAAGTTCGTCCTACTCACATAAGCCCCTCAACTGTGTAAATGTATACGAGTTTGGACGGCAATTGGGGTTAAAGTGGCAGAGGAAGCATTCCTCTGGCCAGTAAGTTTTTCCCCATCCTATTCGTAATGATATTGTATTTATGTTAATGTTATCTTACAATATTAGGGGATTTTGTTTCGGGAAAGACTGTAAACTCGGGTATTTAAAAAAATTGTTAGCAAAAGAAAAACCAATGTTCCTAGCACTACAGGAAACCAAATTGCATTTGATGGATAGAAATTAGGTCGAGTCTGTTTGGGGATCCTCTGCTTTTATACAATGAGAAATGGTAGGAAAGTCGGGTGGGCAACTGTTTATTTGGGATACTCGTTTCTTTGAGGCTATTGAAATTATTGCGTTTGAGTGTGTAATTGGTGTTCGGGACAAGTGGAAATCCAATGATATGATCCTTAATATTCTAAACGTTTACGGCCCACACGAAGATTCAAAAAAACAGAAATTATGGGACTCACTTTCTAATGTTATAGCAAGTCGTGATGAAGCGTGGGTCCTTTGCGGGGATTTTAATGAGGTTAGGGATCAGTCAAAACATTTCAATTGCGTCTTTATTGAAAGTCCTGCAAAAAACTTTAACAATTTTATCGTGTCCAATAGCTTGATAGACATCCTAATCGGTGGTCGGTTCTTCACATGGGTTAGCGATGAAGGTACTAAGTTTAGCAAGATAGATAGGTTTCTCGTTTCAGAAAAGTTCCATCAACAATGGAGAAAACTTTCGGCTGTTGCTTTAGATAGAGACAAAACCGATCATTGCCCGATCCTTTTAAAAGATGAGGTCAAAAACTTTGGTCCTAAACTGTTCAAAATATTCGATGTTTGGTTAGACGAAAAGGATGTTGATTTGGTCATTGAGAAGGCTTAGCATGATGCTTCTGTTAATGGTAGCCGAAAAGATTGTCACTTTCTTAGAAAACTCAAAGATTTTAATCAATCACTTAGATCTTGGAGTAAAGACAAGTTTGGGGAAATTGATGATGAAATTGAATTTCTCAAGTTCAAGGCCTTAAACCTTGATTCCAAGCCGAAACATCAGTACTTTCTACTTCAGATCTTGAATCTTGGAAAGAAGCTAGGAAAGGTTGGATGGATAAAGAAAGAATCAAATCAAATGGGTTAAAGCAAAAATTGCGTATCAAATGGAATTTAGAAGGGAATGAAAACACCAAATATTTCCACTCGATGATCCGTAATAAATACAACAAGTGTAATATCCGGGGGTTAACAATCGATGGGTGTAGGAATGAAAATCCACACGACATAAAAAATGAATTTTTTAATCACTTTAAACAGGCCATTCAAGAACCGATTGTTTCAAGACCTTCATTGGAGGACCTCTCCTACCCGACTATTTCAGCACACGAGGCAGAATCCTTAGAAGCTAAATTTTCAGAAAGTGAAATACATGAGGCCATAGGTGATTGCAGTAGTACGAAGGCCCCCGGGCCGGATGGTTTTAATatgaggttttatataaaaaaaaaacgttggAACATCATTAAGACCGATCTTATCGAGGCGATTAATTGGTTTTGGGAAAAACGAGAGTTTTCAAAAGGGtgcaatgtgaaatgtcccgttcttattgattaaaaacgttccatattaattgatttcgttgcgaggttttgacctctatatgagacgtttttcaaagactgcattcatttttaaacaaaccataacctttatttcatcaataaaggtttaaaaagctttacgtagattatcaaataatgataatctaaaatatcctgtttacacacgaccattacataatggtttacaatacaaatatgttacaacaaaataagtttcttgaatgcagtttttacacaatatcatacaagcatggactccaaatcttgtccttatttaagtatgcgacagcggaagctcttaataatcacctgagaataaacatgcttaaaacgtcaacaaaaatgttggtgagttataggtttaacctatatatatc of the Rutidosis leptorrhynchoides isolate AG116_Rl617_1_P2 chromosome 5, CSIRO_AGI_Rlap_v1, whole genome shotgun sequence genome contains:
- the LOC139848989 gene encoding uncharacterized protein; the encoded protein is MVGKSGGQLFIWDTRFFEAIEIIAFECVIGVRDKWKSNDMILNILNVYGPHEDSKKQKLWDSLSNVIASRDEAWVLCGDFNEVRDQSKHFNCVFIESPAKNFNNFIVSNSLIDILIGGRFFTWVSDEGTKFSKIDRFLVSEKFHQQWRKLSAVALDRDKTDHCPILLKDEVKNFGPKLFKIFDVWLDEKDVDLVIEKA